A stretch of DNA from Candidatus Omnitrophota bacterium:
AATAGATCAATTCACTTTTTCCCCATATAGCTTCCACGAGATTAAATACGATATCGGGTTTTGCAGAAGTTATTTTTTCAAGGCTTTTCTGCAGGTCATCTTCTACGGTCAGACAATTCACATCATATCCTATTGTTAGGCAGGAACTTCTTATCAGGTCTCTTTGCGCCAGCACATCCAGCTCATCAGGCGTATTATTTTTTATCTGGTTGTGAATAACCGCGATTTTTTTCTTCATACTTTGAAATGCCGCTTGATAGCCGATTTTAGAATAGCGGCAATGAGCTCCTGATAAGGAATAGCATTGAGGCGGCAAAGTATGGGCAGGTCAGAACTTATAGGATTGAGCCCGGCCAATGGATTGACTTCAATAAAACTTATTTTTCCATGCCGGTCAGTCTTCACATCAATTCTGCCGCCGTCAAGGCAATCCAGGGCTTTCCATGCCTGTAATGCCGCCTGTTTGCATTCCTCAAAGATTTCTCCTTTTATGGCTGTATACTCGACAGCATCCGCATAGTTCTCTTTATTTTCATATGTGTATATTTTTTCCCCGGACTGTTTGGTAACGATCTCTATTGCTCCCGGCACATAAGCTTCCTCTCCCGTTCCCAGAACCCCCACGGTAAATTCACGCCCCGGTAAGTATTCTTCAACTAAAACCGGCTGGTTGAATTCAGAGAGCAAACGGGCGCAAACTTTTTTTAACTCCGCGGGCGACTTAATCAGGGAAGCCGGGTCAATGCCTTTTCCTGTTCCTTCCGAAACAGGTTTGACAAAAAGAGGGTATTCAAGATTTATTTTCTCTATATCCGACAATTGTGATACTACGAAAAATGCGGGAGTATTTACTCCGCTGGCTCTGACTATTTGTTTGGCAAATGCTTTGTTCAATGCGACTCCCAGAGTAACCGGCCCCGAAAACACATAAGGTATTCTGAATGAATCCAAAAGAGCGGGAACGAGAGATTCCCGTCCCGCGCCGTAAAGGCCTTCGGCGATATTAAAAACCATATCCACTTAACGCCTTTCAAAAGTTTTTCCATCAGGCTCCGGGCATTACCTATGCGTTCGGTTTTGTGACCCGCGTTCTGAATGGCTTGTTCAAGCCCCGCGATGGTGCTCTCTTTATCAAATTCGGCTGTTTCTTCAAGAGTATAGCCATGGGCAATGTAATCTGTTCTTAAATCGAAAGTCAGTCCGATGTTCATCGTTTGTTATTTGTCCGGCAGGATAAAAATCCCTCAAAAAAGCATCTGGCATTGACGCCCAATGTCCGGTTTTTATAGCCGCCTTCCTGTATAAATAATGTCGGAAAAGAAAGCTTCCCGATTTCGGCGCCATTGTTTTTGAAGTCGGAATATTTCAGTGACCAGGTCCCCGTCGGGTCACCTTTCGCGATATCAAAACCAAGGCTTATTATTAAATAGTCCGGGGCAAAAGCTGTAATTCTTTTGGCCGCTTTTTTAAGGGTGGCAAGGTATTCTTCCCCCGTTAAAGTTTCCTTTAGCGGGAAATTCAAGTTGAAGCCTTCACCCTCTCCTTCGCCGGTCTCATCCGCGAATCCTGTAAAATAGGGGTATGCAAACGAGGGGTTCCCGTGAATAGATACGGTTAAGACATCTTTTCTGCTATAAAAAATAGATTGATGCCCGTTACCGTGGTGATAATCAATGTCCAATATGGCGACTTTACCATAACCTGAAAGAAAATCCGCGGCGATGGAAGCATTATTGAAATAACAAAACCCGCCGAAAACATCTCTTTCGGCATGATGCCCCGGAGGCCTCACAAGGGCGTACGCGGAATGATATCCTCCCAGTAACAGTTCCGCACCCGTAAGAGCGCAGTTTACTCCCGCCCGCGCCGCCAAAAAAGCATTTTTATTGAGAGGAGTAAATGTATCAATGCAATAATATCCCGCCAGCACTGAATAATCGTGCGGCGGCCTTGTGGCATTTCTAACCGGGAAAACATAAGGGTAAATTGATTTGCCTTCCGGGAATTTTTCACAAACTTTTTTAAAATAATTGAAATATTTCGGGTTATGCACATCCGTGATATGTTTATCCGGATACCCTCTTGACGGCCTTATTTGAAATATATTAAGTTTTTCAATTTCTTTTAAGATGCTGTTTATCCGGATAGGCGATTCTATATAACCTCTTTCACGGACATGATGAATATGGTGTTTGTCATTGATTATCAGCGGGATTTTATTTCTTATGTCATCAAAATTTTCGATAGGCCTTTCTTTTGAAACATATTTAAAATCCCTTAATCGGACAGGGTTGTCAGAAATGGAAGCGATAACCATATTGATATAGTCCTCAGGACAATATTTGGGATATTTCCGCTCTAAGACAGCCCTGACGATCTTTTTCGTTTGCCGGGCGGATAAGCTTATGCCGTTCCCCAAATCGTCAAAGACAAGATAAGGAGGGCAATCGTCGTCAGGGTTAACAAGCGTCTCATATTTCGTTCCCGCAATCGGCCTGGCGCCGTATCTTTCGTAAAAAGCAAGCCGCGCCCGGTTTTGTTTTATTGCGGTCTTATCCCTGCAAAGTTTTTCATCATCGGGAAGGCATTCCATAAAAATACCGGTTGATTTCAGGAGTTGAGCTTCTTTACGGAGTCTTTCGTAAAGAGCGCCGCCTATCCCCGAAGATGTTCTGCCGGGTTTTACCGCTATATAGTCCAAATAGCAGATGTTTATATCGGGCATATAAAACATTATGGCAAAACCTTTGATATTTGATCTGCCGTCTTCGGCAACAAACAGGCTGGATGAAAATCTGTACTTTAAAGGATCTTTCATCTGTTCAAGGATCTCGTTGATCTTTTCTTCGTTTACATACGGGAAATGTATCCTCAGGATGCCGAAAACCTGCTCAATGGCCTGTTTATTTGAAGGAAGAAGTGAATCTGTTACCTTCCTTATCTTAAAACTCATTTTACGGGATCATAATATTTATAGGTATTGCCTTCAAAATTCCTTATTAATATATGATCACCGTCGCGCCCCAGATAATATTCCGGCAGGAGAGGGATCTTGCCTCCGCCGCCCGGCGTATCAATAACATAATGAGGAACGGCATAACCGCTGATAAAACCCCTCAAGCCTTGTATTATTTCGAGCCCCTTTGCGACAGGAGTACGAAAATGAGAGGAGCCCGGGATCGGGTCGCATTGATATATGTAATAAGGCCTTATTCTGTTCTTCAGGAGTTTGAGCATCAGTTCTTTCATGGTTTCAACATTGTCGTTTATGTCCTTTAGAAGCACCGTCTGGCTCCCCATAACTATACCCGCATTTGCAATCCGGGAGCAGGCCTCGCTGACTTCCGCTGTTATTTCGTCAGGGTGGATGAAATGTATGCTCATATAAAGAGGGGCGTGTTTTTTGAGCATTTTGATAAAATTATTTGTTATACGCTGCGGAAGCGCGACGGGGACCTTGGTTCCAATGCGTATGATCTCTACATGCGGGATAGCGCGTATGGATGAGAGAAGGAACTCTATGTGTTTATCAGGCATAGTCAGAGGATCCCCTCCCGAAATTACCACATCACGGATTTGAGTGTTATTTTTGATGTATTCTATTGATTTTTCCCAGGCCTTCACGCCGTAATGTTTTTTATCCTTGAGCACCATATGGGACCGCGTACAATATCTGCAGTACACGGAACAGAATCCTGTAGAAAGAAGCAGCACCCTGTCAGGGTAGCGGCGAACGAGGTTATATACCGGGCACATTGATTCTTCATGTAAAGGGTCGGATTCTTCTTCCGGTGAGACTATCAATTCAAGTTTACTGGGAACAACTGATTTGGTGAGCGCATAATTTTTAGGCGTGCCGTAGAGCAGGCTTGCATAGTAGGGGGTGATGCGGAGAGGAAGCTTCCTTGACTTTGCTAAAAAATCCACGTCGTCAATATTTTCAAGGTCCAGTATCTCGGACAGTTTTTTAAAACTTGTATAACTGTTCTGGATCTGCCAGCGCCAGCTGTTCCATTGCCTATCGTTAGCCGACGGGAAAAACTGTTTCCGGAAAGCGGCTGTTACGGGATTTATGATATCAAAATCTGAAGACGGTATCTCTGTTTTACTGAAAGGTATTTCTTCGGTAACGTCTGTACCTAGTTGTATTTCAATCAGGCCTAAGTCGTTATTAGAGGGAGGCTCGGCACTTTCTTGCAAACTGTCATTCATAATTTTTTATTATAGCGGTTTTTAACCCGGGAGGCAAGCAGATCTGCCCTTTCTCCAACTCTCCCCGCGGCAGCAGGCAGAGATAACTGTAAATCGCTTCATGGAGTATACGCATGGTTTCATTTATAAGGATACATTTTTCGCGGCGTTTGCGCAATTTGCCCTGGCGGCCACTGACTTTTTTTCTTGCGGCGGAATTATACCTTTTTCGGCGGTATTTTAGTATTATCCAAGGCAAGGGCTGTTAAAACAGAAATAAAATTGCTAAAATCCGCAATATGGAGATTTATTGATATGGGCACAATAAGGAAAAAAGGGCTGCGCGCGTTTACCGGGATTTTTTTCTTTTCCCTGGCCGCGTTTTTCTATGCCGATTTTACAGCCGTCATTCATGCCGCTACGCCGGCGGAAATGGAAAAGATCTTTGACCGGGCCGCTGATAAATATCTCGCCAAAGACTGGCCGGGAGCCATAGAGGATTTAAAAAAAGTCATAGCTGATGATCCGGGCAATCTCCGTGCCGTGGGGCTTTTGGGAAGGGCGCTTACTTCGCAGGCCGCAGACCTGGCCGCAAAAGGGGAACTGGAAAAAGCTCTCCGCGTAGTTGATGAAGCGCTGACTTACTCGCCCGAACTCAAGGACGCGGCGGACACTAAAACAAAAATAGCTAAGGAGATAAAACAGCAGGAAGAAAAAGACGCTGAAGGCCGCAGCCGCAGGGCTTATGCCGAGCAGAGAAGAAAAGAAGAAGAGGCCGCCCGCCGGGCGCAGGAAGAAGAATACAACAAAAAAATAGAGAATGAGAGGCGTCAGCGCGAACTGAGAGAAAAAAATCTCCTGGAACAGGTTAACCGCCAGAGCAAGGAAATACTGGACAGAAAAGAGGAGATAGAGATCCTGCGCCAGCAGACGAACATGATAGCCACAAAGTGGCTGATGTATTTTTCCATAGCGGTGCTACTGTCTATAGCGGTCAGTTATTATGTTTCATCCAAAATAGTCGATAATATCGCATCCCGCACCCGCCGGCAGCTTGCGGACAGTTCCGACAGGATGACGGAACTTGTAAATGACCTTGCGCAGAAAAGCAACGCGACGGAATCTCTGACAGAGTTAAAAAACTCTCATGCCGAGATCGTTTCCCAGCTCGCGAATCAGCGGTCAAACCCGATGGAGGAAAAACTGCTCGCCCAGACGGAAAATCTTATCAAAGTCGTGGAACAGGCGCAGGGCGCCTCTGACGGCGCGGTGAATAACATAGAGTTTGACGATGTCATTTCCAGGCGTGTGATAACGGATATTTCGCCGGCCAACAGGTCAAGGGCGAAAAGTGTGGTCTCAATAGCTCAGACAATAAACAACCCGTCTCTGGCGGCGCGGCTGATCGCGCCCTATCTCAATGACGGCAATAACAGGGTGCGCGCCACGGCGGCGGTGGAAATGTTCAAGTTCGATCCGGCCGCAGCGGAAAACACGCTCAAAGACATGACCGCTTCGGAGAGCAAGTGGGACAGGCTTTCGGCCGCCTGGGCGGCGGGCGAGATAGCCCAGCTTTCGGTCATGGAAACGCTTGAAATCCTCATTGAGGATTATGAACCTCTGGTGAAAGCGCGGGCGGTAGCCGCGGCAAAGAAAGCCGAGGAAAAAATGAAAGGCAAGTTCCCAGCGACGCTGAGAGTAAAGCTCAGCCGCGGGAAATAGGGGGTATTATGAGTGGTCTTGGTGGTTTTTTTCCGTTAGCGGTAATCGTTGTTATAATATTGTTCAACGCCGTAAGAATCGTTAAAGAATACGAGAGGGGCGTTGTTTTCCGTCTCGGCCGGCTTGTGGGAGCGCGGGGTCCCGGGCTTTTTTTTCTTATCCCCGGACTTGAAAAAATGGACAAGATAGACCTGCGAGTTATAACGCTGGATGTGCCTTCGCAGGAAGTGATCACGAAAGACAATGTGCCGGTAAAAGTGAATGCCGTGTGCTATTTCAGGGTTATGGATCCGGAAAAAGCGATTGTTGAAATAGAGGATTTTGTAATGGCGACGAGCCAGATCTCTCAAACAACACTCAGGAGCGTCATCGGTCAGGCGGATCTTGACGAGGTGCTGTCGTCCAGAAATAAAATCAACACGGAACTTCAGAAAATAATTGATCAGGCCACCGACCCGTGGGGAATCAAGGTGTCCCGGGTTGAGATAAAAGATGTGCAGCTTCCCGCGGATATGCAGAGGGCCATCGCCCGTCAGGCGGAAGCCGAACGCGACCGCCGCGCTAAAGTGATACACGCGCAGGGGGAATTTGAGGCGTCCGTCAAACTCACCGAAGCGGCCAAGATCATAGACCAGTCGCCGTCGGCCATACAGCTGAGATATCTTCAGACGCTCACCGAAATAGCCACGGAGAACAATTCGGTCACGATTTTTCCCGTGCCGATAGATATCCTGAGGGCAATAACGCAGAAAAAAAGCTGACTTTTTAAAACTTCGGCCTGAAGATACAGGGTAGCAAAACGATGCGGAGGAGGGTATGTAGGAAATGCTTAGATTTTTTGCGCGGTTTGCCCTCCCCGCAGGCTTGTTTTTGATTTGCGCGGGTTTACTGCGGGCGAATTTTCTTGACATTCCTGTCGGCGCAAAAGCGGCGGCTCTTGGGGGCGCTTTTTCTTCTTTTCCGGATGACGGCAGTATTTTGAAATGGAACCCGGCGGGGCTTGCGAAAATAAATCAAAAGCAGATTTATATTGCGCATATGCCGTTGTGGCTGGATACGGATTTTAGTTTTTTCTCGTATGTTCAGCCGTCTTTAAAAAAGGAACAAACCTTTGCCGCCGGATTTTGCCGTTTGGTGAGCGGAGGTTTTATCGCGAGGCAGTCAATTTTTGACGCGGGGGAAGAATTTGATATTGCGCATCATGCGGTTCTTCTTTCGGGAGCGAGGAAAATTTCAAACAAAATATACACGGGGGCGAATTTCAAATTTATCAATTCACGGATATACAGGAAAAGCGCTTTCGGGTATGGTTGTGATGCGGGATTATTTTCTGATTTTAAGGAAAATATGACCGCCGGACTTTTTGTTGAGAATTTAATTACACCGTCTCTTTCATGGGAAACAGAAAGAGAAAAATTCTCCCGGATTTTTTCGGCGGGAAGTTCATATAAGTTCAAAAACTACTTATTCGTTCTTAATCTCAGAAAGGAAAAAAATATCCCGCTTGAGAAAGGGGCCGGCGCTGAATACACGAAGGGAATTTTCAGCTTAAGAGGGGGTTTTAATGAGAATTTCAGGTTCGGCGCGGGAATAAAAAAGAATTCTTTTTCATTCAATTACTGCTTTGCTTTTCACGATCTCGGCGGAAATCACACGTTTGATTTTGCGCGGAGCTTCGGCCAGACAAGGGGCGAAAAGATAAAGAAAATTACAAAAAGATACGCTAAAAACCTTTCAAAAAATTATTTCAAAAAAGGCCTCGAATACTACAACCAACAGAAGTATGAACTGGCTCTTGCGGAGTGGGATAAGGCGCTGATATGGACCCCTGAAAATAACGAAATTAAACAGCGCCTTGATGAGGTTTCCGAACAGCTGGATATTCTTGTCAACAGAAAGCTTCTTGAACGGCATCTGACAGCCGGTTATAAGTTTTATTCACAAGGAGAACTACGGGAATCGCTTAAAGAATGGGAGAGCGTTCTTCTCTTTGACCCGCTAAACGAGCGGGCAAATGAATACATTTCAAAAATTAAAGAAAAATTCGGCGATGAGGAAAGGCGGGCGCTTGAGGAAAAAATGCTTTTAGGGAAACAGGTGAGGGTAAACGTTTTGATTGAGAAAGGAGAGGGGTTTCTTTCAAAAGATAAACCGAATGAGGCAATCAAAGTGTTTAAAGAAGCTTTGAGATTTGCTCCGGATCACAAAGGTCTTTCCACTCTTCTAATAAAAGCTG
This window harbors:
- a CDS encoding KamA family radical SAM protein — encoded protein: MNDSLQESAEPPSNNDLGLIEIQLGTDVTEEIPFSKTEIPSSDFDIINPVTAAFRKQFFPSANDRQWNSWRWQIQNSYTSFKKLSEILDLENIDDVDFLAKSRKLPLRITPYYASLLYGTPKNYALTKSVVPSKLELIVSPEEESDPLHEESMCPVYNLVRRYPDRVLLLSTGFCSVYCRYCTRSHMVLKDKKHYGVKAWEKSIEYIKNNTQIRDVVISGGDPLTMPDKHIEFLLSSIRAIPHVEIIRIGTKVPVALPQRITNNFIKMLKKHAPLYMSIHFIHPDEITAEVSEACSRIANAGIVMGSQTVLLKDINDNVETMKELMLKLLKNRIRPYYIYQCDPIPGSSHFRTPVAKGLEIIQGLRGFISGYAVPHYVIDTPGGGGKIPLLPEYYLGRDGDHILIRNFEGNTYKYYDPVK
- a CDS encoding slipin family protein, yielding MSGLGGFFPLAVIVVIILFNAVRIVKEYERGVVFRLGRLVGARGPGLFFLIPGLEKMDKIDLRVITLDVPSQEVITKDNVPVKVNAVCYFRVMDPEKAIVEIEDFVMATSQISQTTLRSVIGQADLDEVLSSRNKINTELQKIIDQATDPWGIKVSRVEIKDVQLPADMQRAIARQAEAERDRRAKVIHAQGEFEASVKLTEAAKIIDQSPSAIQLRYLQTLTEIATENNSVTIFPVPIDILRAITQKKS
- a CDS encoding histone deacetylase family protein, giving the protein MSFKIRKVTDSLLPSNKQAIEQVFGILRIHFPYVNEEKINEILEQMKDPLKYRFSSSLFVAEDGRSNIKGFAIMFYMPDINICYLDYIAVKPGRTSSGIGGALYERLRKEAQLLKSTGIFMECLPDDEKLCRDKTAIKQNRARLAFYERYGARPIAGTKYETLVNPDDDCPPYLVFDDLGNGISLSARQTKKIVRAVLERKYPKYCPEDYINMVIASISDNPVRLRDFKYVSKERPIENFDDIRNKIPLIINDKHHIHHVRERGYIESPIRINSILKEIEKLNIFQIRPSRGYPDKHITDVHNPKYFNYFKKVCEKFPEGKSIYPYVFPVRNATRPPHDYSVLAGYYCIDTFTPLNKNAFLAARAGVNCALTGAELLLGGYHSAYALVRPPGHHAERDVFGGFCYFNNASIAADFLSGYGKVAILDIDYHHGNGHQSIFYSRKDVLTVSIHGNPSFAYPYFTGFADETGEGEGEGFNLNFPLKETLTGEEYLATLKKAAKRITAFAPDYLIISLGFDIAKGDPTGTWSLKYSDFKNNGAEIGKLSFPTLFIQEGGYKNRTLGVNARCFFEGFLSCRTNNKR